One window of Campylobacter sp. RM12651 genomic DNA carries:
- the uvrC gene encoding excinuclease ABC subunit UvrC: MQKSNLLDKIKSLPNSSGVYRYYHNNTLLYVGKAKDLKKRVKSYFAFTPSLRANPKNSPRIIKLIEEANNLEYTATNSELDALILENSLIKQMRPKYNILLRDDKTYPYICCDLKETYPRFEITRKVKKDPLTKYYGPYASGAKDLLEALYLCYPLRQMKSCKKRCIFYDMSRCLAPCEFSVKDEYENILKQALQALKNPKQMLQTLNEKMFRYADNENYEEAAKIRDMINHIKNLNQEIEVDLAKDVSFDVFAITNNNEFLSSTRLVINHGKVISVINEKISNKEGDFLTQLILANYKEGIIPNNIYIENHNENIELLEEYLSNLANHKVNIKIAKTLEIKKLIQLAKNNALINLEKTENNIANKLKSFFNLSNTPYNIEVFDNSHFQGQAIIGALISYDVFSNSFNKNNYKRFNLTSNNDYEQMREMLTRRINSFDKSACPDLWIIDGGKALLDLANELLAQNEINLDVIAISKEKLNHLAHRAKGAARDKIHFKDKEFNLKTSDEILQFIQKLRDEAHRFAITCHQNAKRKQDIKSSKLEQIGISKASIVKLLKYFENYENIYNASYDEIAKVTNKNVATKISQIIK, encoded by the coding sequence ATGCAAAAATCAAATCTCTTAGACAAAATTAAATCATTACCAAATTCTTCTGGAGTTTATAGATATTATCATAATAATACCTTGCTTTATGTAGGTAAAGCAAAAGATTTAAAAAAAAGAGTTAAAAGCTATTTTGCCTTTACTCCAAGCCTTAGAGCAAATCCTAAAAACTCTCCTAGAATTATAAAATTAATTGAAGAAGCAAATAATTTAGAATATACCGCTACAAATAGTGAATTAGACGCACTGATTTTAGAAAATTCATTAATTAAACAAATGCGACCAAAATATAATATTTTATTAAGAGATGATAAGACTTATCCATATATTTGCTGTGATTTAAAAGAGACTTATCCAAGATTTGAGATAACTAGAAAGGTTAAAAAAGACCCACTGACTAAATATTATGGGCCTTATGCTAGTGGGGCTAAGGATTTGTTAGAAGCATTGTATTTATGTTATCCATTAAGACAAATGAAAAGCTGTAAAAAAAGATGTATATTTTATGATATGTCAAGATGTTTAGCTCCTTGTGAGTTTAGTGTTAAAGATGAATATGAAAATATCTTAAAGCAAGCCTTACAAGCTCTTAAAAATCCAAAACAAATGCTACAAACTTTAAATGAAAAAATGTTTAGATACGCTGATAATGAAAACTACGAAGAAGCGGCAAAAATAAGAGATATGATAAATCATATAAAGAATTTAAATCAAGAAATTGAAGTGGATTTGGCAAAAGATGTTAGTTTTGATGTATTTGCAATAACCAATAATAACGAATTCTTATCAAGCACTAGATTGGTGATAAATCACGGAAAAGTAATAAGCGTAATAAATGAAAAAATATCTAATAAAGAAGGTGATTTTTTAACCCAATTAATACTAGCAAACTATAAAGAAGGAATAATTCCAAACAATATTTATATAGAAAATCACAATGAAAATATAGAACTCTTAGAAGAATACTTAAGCAATCTTGCAAATCATAAAGTAAATATAAAAATCGCAAAAACTTTGGAGATAAAAAAACTAATTCAATTAGCTAAAAACAATGCTTTAATAAATCTTGAAAAGACTGAAAATAATATAGCAAATAAACTAAAAAGCTTTTTTAATCTTAGCAATACTCCTTATAATATTGAAGTGTTTGATAATTCACATTTTCAAGGTCAAGCAATAATTGGAGCTTTAATTAGTTATGATGTGTTTTCTAATAGTTTTAATAAAAATAATTATAAAAGATTTAATCTTACTAGCAATAACGATTATGAACAAATGAGAGAAATGCTTACTAGAAGGATAAATTCTTTTGATAAATCAGCCTGTCCTGATTTGTGGATTATAGATGGTGGAAAGGCTTTATTAGATTTAGCAAACGAGCTTTTAGCTCAAAATGAAATCAATTTAGATGTAATTGCAATTTCCAAAGAAAAATTAAATCATTTAGCACATAGAGCAAAAGGTGCTGCTAGGGATAAAATACATTTTAAGGATAAGGAATTTAATCTTAAAACAAGTGATGAAATATTGCAATTTATTCAAAAACTAAGAGATGAAGCACATAGATTTGCAATTACTTGTCATCAAAATGCAAAAAGAAAACAAGATATAAAATCATCAAAATTAGAGCAAATTGGAATTTCAAAAGCTAGTATCGTAAAATTATTAAAATACTTTGAAAATTATGAAAATATATACAATGCAAGTTATGATGAAATAGCAAAAGTAACAAATAAAAATGTAGCAACGAAAATTAGCCAAATTATTAAGTAA
- the nhaD gene encoding sodium:proton antiporter NhaD, which yields MEITFSWAGILCLVIFIIGYYFIAAEDKYHINKTKPAIFIGTLMFIILGLYLCLNGKSTEPLEHEVKDLIEEIAEIVFFLMVAMTYIEALIERNVFNTLKYKLVTKGYTYRKLFWLTGLLAFFISPVADNLTTALILSTVLLTIDNQKKEFLVPGAINIVVAANAGGAWSPFGDITTLMVWTAGKSPFIDFFALFPASFLGWWLTAFLLSKFVPNVKPNFDEKSLKVERIKDGGKIIIFLGALTIFSAVLMHSLFGLPAMWGMMFGLSLLSLYTYRFNVARGKKDINIFSYMTKIEMDTLLFFFGILAAVGALHFAGWLAYASRLYDFAGVMSTNIGVGFLSAVVDNVPVMSAVLKANPNMNIDDWLLVTLTAGIGGSLISFGSAAGVGVMGKMRGIYTFGSHMKYAWTVLLGYVLSVIVWWLQFEYFDLY from the coding sequence ATGGAAATTACATTTTCATGGGCAGGAATTTTATGTTTAGTGATATTTATCATCGGTTACTATTTTATCGCAGCTGAAGATAAATATCATATAAACAAAACAAAACCTGCAATATTTATTGGAACTTTAATGTTTATTATTTTAGGGCTTTATTTGTGTCTAAATGGAAAAAGCACAGAGCCATTAGAGCATGAAGTAAAGGATTTAATAGAAGAGATTGCTGAAATAGTGTTTTTCTTAATGGTTGCTATGACTTATATTGAAGCTTTAATTGAGCGTAATGTGTTTAATACCTTAAAATATAAGCTTGTAACAAAGGGATATACTTATAGAAAATTATTTTGGCTAACTGGGCTTTTAGCATTTTTCATATCTCCTGTTGCTGATAATTTAACTACAGCTTTAATTCTTTCAACCGTTTTACTTACAATTGACAATCAAAAAAAGGAATTTTTAGTTCCTGGTGCTATAAATATAGTTGTAGCTGCAAATGCAGGTGGAGCTTGGAGTCCTTTTGGAGATATTACAACTCTTATGGTTTGGACTGCTGGTAAAAGTCCTTTTATAGACTTTTTCGCATTATTTCCTGCTAGTTTCCTTGGTTGGTGGCTTACTGCGTTTTTATTAAGCAAATTCGTTCCAAATGTAAAACCTAATTTTGATGAAAAATCTTTAAAAGTTGAGCGTATAAAAGATGGTGGAAAAATCATTATTTTCTTAGGTGCTTTAACAATTTTTAGTGCAGTTTTAATGCACTCATTATTTGGCTTACCTGCTATGTGGGGAATGATGTTTGGCTTATCACTTTTAAGTCTTTATACTTATAGATTTAATGTCGCTCGTGGCAAAAAAGATATAAATATATTTTCATATATGACTAAAATTGAAATGGATACATTGTTGTTTTTCTTCGGTATTTTAGCCGCTGTTGGAGCACTTCATTTTGCAGGTTGGCTAGCTTATGCTTCAAGATTATATGATTTTGCTGGAGTTATGAGCACAAATATTGGAGTTGGATTTTTAAGTGCGGTAGTTGATAATGTGCCTGTAATGAGTGCGGTTTTAAAAGCAAATCCAAATATGAATATAGATGATTGGCTTTTAGTAACCTTAACGGCTGGAATAGGTGGCTCATTAATTAGTTTTGGTTCTGCTGCTGGGGTTGGAGTAATGGGAAAAATGCGTGGAATTTATACCTTTGGCTCTCATATGAAATATGCTTGGACTGTTTTATTAGGTTATGTTCTAAGTGTTATTGTTTGGTGGTTACAATTTGAATATTTTGATTTATATTAG